A region of Ictidomys tridecemlineatus isolate mIctTri1 chromosome 4, mIctTri1.hap1, whole genome shotgun sequence DNA encodes the following proteins:
- the Pou2af2 gene encoding POU domain class 2-associating factor 2, with amino-acid sequence MESVPGDYSKRVYQGVRVKHTVKDLLAEKRSRQSDSRLNGSISSSQSPFVQMPGSPVMSGYYGVRRSFLSDSDFHNSKPFSNDVYTSGGVAKPFPCESSAGQSHAALLESYLAEPYGDYRPPALTPSPGSLFSASPLPPLLPPPFPSDPAHFVFRDSWEQAVPDGLSQTDPMPTDTLQTLPPSTSCLSQLESGSATQHRSSTWGTSLAGTQSYSLHTLEDLHNTSGYPTPPPYPFTPFMTMSNDLPPKVVPLSPDEGTDPSSLHDHSTWTKEDGSVAWGSYECRRAY; translated from the exons TCCCAGGAGATTACAGCAAACGAGTATACCAAGGCGTGAGAGTGAAGCACACGGTCAAAGATCTCCTGGCAGAAAAACGATCCAGACAGAGTGACTCCAGACTTAAC GGCAGCATCAGCTCCTCCCAGTCTCCCTTCGTCCAAATGCCAG GTTCGCCGGTCATGTCAGGTTACTATGGCGTCAGAAGATCTTTTTTGTCTGACTCAGACTTCCACAACAGTAAGCCGTTTTCCAATGACGTCTACACCTCCGGCGGCGTGGCCAAGCCCTTTCCCTGCGAGTCGTCGGCGGGGCAGAGCCACGCGGCGCTGCTCGAGTCCTACCTGGCCGAGCCCTACGGGGACTACCGCCCGCCTGCCCTGACCCCCAGCCCGGGCTCTCTGTTCAGCGCCTCCCCGCTGCCGCCGCTCCTGCCGCCGCCCTTTCCCAGCGACCCGGCTCACTTCGTGTTT AGGGACTCGTGGGAGCAGGCAGTGCCTGATGGTCTCAGCCAGACGGACCCCATGCCCACCGATACTCTACAGACCTTGCCGCCCAGCACCAGCTGCCTCTCCCAGCTCGAGTCAGGAAGTGCCACACAGCACAGGAGCTCCACCTGGGGGACCTCCCTTGCTGGCACTCAGTCCTATTCTCTGCACACGCTGGAGGATCTGCACAACACATCTGGgtaccccaccccacctccttaCCCTTTTACCCCTTTCATGACAATGTCAAATGACCTACCACCAAAGGTGGTACCTCTCTCCCCAGATGAGGGGACAGACCCCTCTTCCCTTCATGACCATTCAACTTGGACCAAAGAAGACGGGAGTGTGGCCTGGGGGTCATATGAATGCCGCAGAGCTTACTGA